Proteins co-encoded in one Bemisia tabaci chromosome 9, PGI_BMITA_v3 genomic window:
- the LOC109036716 gene encoding uncharacterized protein in vnfD 5'region: MYATNFPLLLLGFVLALTFVATKQVDSNHHEKLKLPISMCDFAMMVEDKKVFVDKTDWIAEALRGPIMKLITRPRRFGKTTNLSMLKLFLQKDPMVEEKKLFAGLNILVNHSYAEIVKNHQHKYAVFEFSILHLCQGRDPTSFRDELNEHMHFWLNEYTIFYKQYLTSADIDYINVRFLRNSNATISRLLRGYFYVIRRLRNAGFKIAILMDEYDAPFNTAFEDDLETFTGEDSFRTKHHEMSATYVENKALMRQLILFFCKEGVNPHPHLVIFTGITYTSKNSIFSDMSNFKAYTVFDDDTFGPYFGFKKDEINYLIEKMDSNLKIKGFEEWYDGYHFGNVVIFNPYSVALTIDSKKFDTYWGNSGSLEIVQKLISFSGDFGFLEVYFLVSGFSLEKRMYPNLTYQKLFSSKETYWTLLTSAGYLDASRINETDIYRLVIPNKEVKVFLQTRFQGELNDAKKQYNTFLDAINKLESERTESLKNYLEKHFNDHTSLYHVNVNLTAVSLGNEFKLLFDGIERKKMFSNTTQTNEFIVYQLIVGKGDTVYTFHIAKINDTSAEEATTKQLLALPPPIGSSFHFKKGAYSKIVHTAIAFLVKTGEKSLSAFIKAQLQEYFESYFHHHR, encoded by the coding sequence gtTGATAGCAATCACCATGAGAAGcttaaattaccaatttcaaTGTGCGATTTTGCCATGATGGTTGAAGATAAGAAAGTATTCGTCGACAAGACTGACTGGATCGCGGAGGCATTACGTGGACCGATCATGAAGCTCATCACGAGACCTCGGCGTTTCGGGAAGACCACCAATTTATCGATGCTaaaattatttcttcaaaaGGATCCAATggtagaagagaaaaaattatttgcggGTTTAAACATTCTTGTAAACCATAGTTACGCGGAGATAGTAAAAAATCACCAACACAAGTACGCggtttttgaattttctatACTGCATTTATGTCAGGGACGGGATCCAACGTCTTTCAGGGACGAGTTAAATGAACATATGCATTTCTGGTTAAATGAGTATACTATATTTTACAAACAGTATTTAACTTCTGCTGATATAGATTATATAAATGTCCGATTTCTCCGAAATTCGAACGCAACAATTTCAAGACTTCTCCGGGGATATTTCTATGTCATACGTAGATTAAGAAATGCTGGATTTAAAATTGCAATCCTAATGGATGAATATGACGCCCCTTTTAATACAGCGTTTGAAGACGACTTGGAAACATTCACCGGAGAGGACAGTTTTAGAACGAAACATCATGAGATGAGTGCAACGTACGTAGAAAATAAAGCTCTGATGAGACAATTGATCCTTTTTTTCTGCAAGGAAGGCGTTAATCCCCATCCTCACCTCGTCATTTTTACTGGCATCACTTATACGTCAAAAAACAGTATATTTTCTGATATGTCCAATTTTAAAGCGTATACTgtttttgacgatgatactttCGGCCCATATTTCGGTTTTAAGAAGGacgaaataaattatttaattgaaaaaatggattcaaatttgaagataaaagGATTTGAAGAATGGTACGATGGGTATCATTTCGGTAATGTCGTAATCTTTAACCCGTATTCCGTGGCTTTGACAATTGACTCGAAGAAATTCGATACTTATTGGGGAAATTCAGGATCATTAGAAATCGTCCAAAAACTAATTTCGTTTTCAGGAGATTTTGGTTTTCTGGAAGTATATTTCCTGGTTTCTGGATTTTCGTTGGAAAAAAGAATGTATCCTAATTTAACATATCAAAAATTGTTCTCGAGCAAAGAGACTTACTGGACTCTTTTGACGAGTGCCGGTTATCTGGATGCTTCGAGAATAAATGAAACTGACATTTACAGGTTGGTCATCCCCAATAAGGAAGTCAAAGTCTTTCTTCAGACTCGTTTTCAGGGAGAACTGAATGATGCTAAGAAACAATACAATACATTCTTGGACGCTATAAATAAATTAGAAAGTGAAAGAACCGAAAGTCTGAAGAATTATTTGGAGAAGCACTTTAACGACCACACTTCTTTGTATCATGTTAATGTGAATTTAACAGCAGTATCGTTGggaaatgaatttaaattgcTATTTGACGGTATTGagcgaaaaaaaatgttttcaaacacCACACAGACAAATGAATTTATCGTATACCAGCTTATCGTTGGGAAAGGTGACACTGTGTATACGTTTCATATTGCCAAGATAAACGACACGTCTGCTGAAGAAGCCACAACTAAGCAGCTATTGGCTCTGCCTCCCCCGATAGGGAGCTCATTTCACTTTAAGAAGGgagcatattcaaaaattgttcaTACAGCGATTGCGTTCTTGGTAAAAACTGGGGAAAAATCCCTCTCGGCATTCATAAAAGCGCAACTTCAGGAATATTTTGAGTCCTATTTTCACCACCACAGGTGA